One window of Papaver somniferum cultivar HN1 chromosome 9, ASM357369v1, whole genome shotgun sequence genomic DNA carries:
- the LOC113311462 gene encoding putative F-box/FBD/LRR-repeat protein At5g22670: protein MIPDSLFTCESLRTLDFQFPELNWRLELPESISLPRLKILRLTNIIYDDEKLAGKLFSSFPILEELCLTNCRWENFDFISFSAPALTLTGGGSSRMEYAKIKIDAPNLMSFTFRDWLPEGFVVDSFPLLHDADICFEGDIEYRSGPLSKFIKKFCNVKLLKISGAYFKILKRANVLSTSFPTFGNLIRLEVDDIQMKTLLNFLELSPNLESLVINEVEYMGGENVSTFKVVPQCLVVSLKSIEIRKFTGYLEMVKFVLKHGRVLQTVIIDDYKTEAKWVEASNKSLMTMLRRTPWASAGCVIKFLSNHGTCCEFRL, encoded by the exons ATGATTCCTGATTCCCTTTTTACTTGTGAATCGTTAAGAACGTTAGACTTTCAGTTTCCAGAACTAAATTGGCGGCTTGAGCTTCCAGAGTCAATTTCTCTTCCAAGACTTAAGATCCTCCGGCTTACTAATATTAtatatgatgatgagaaattgGCAGGGAAACTCTTTTCTAGTTTCCCAATACTTGAAGAATTGTGTTTGACCAATTGTAGATGGGAGAATTTTGATTTTATAAGTTTTTCAGCTCCTGCATTGACTCTAACTGGTGGTGGGAGTAGTAGAATGGAATATGCCAAGATAAAGATTGATGCCCCAAATCTTATGTCCTTCACTTTCCGTGATTGGCTGCCAGAAGGTTTTGTTGTCGATAGTTTTCCGTTGCTACATGATGCAGATATATGCTTTGAAGGCGACATAGAGTACAGATCTGGTCCTTTATCTAAATTTATAAAGAAATTCTGCAATGTAAAGCTCTTGAAAATCTCAGGTGCTTACTTTAAG ATTCTCAAGCGCGCAAATGTACTGTCGACAAGTTTCCCTACCTTTGGTAATTTGATCCGGTTAGAAGTGGATGATATTCAAATGAAAACATTACTTAACTTTCTAGAGCTCTCTCCAAATTTGGAATCCCTCGTCATCAATGAG GTCGAATATATGGGAGGCGAGAACGTTTCCACATTTAAGGTAGTACCTCAATGTTTAGTAGTATCCCTCAAGTCAATTGAAATTCGTAAGTTCACTGGGTACCTGGAGATGGTTAAATTCGTTTTGAAGCATGGAAGAGTTCTTCAGACGGTCATTATTGATGATTATAAAACAGAagccaagtgggttgaagcttcTAATAAGAGTCTTATGACCATGTTAAGACGAACTCCATGGGCTTCAGCAGGTTGTGTCATTAAGTTCTTGTCGAACCATGGAACATGTTGCGAGTTCAGGCTTTAG